One Camelina sativa cultivar DH55 chromosome 3, Cs, whole genome shotgun sequence genomic window carries:
- the LOC104779204 gene encoding probable pectinesterase/pectinesterase inhibitor 17: MMQGTSLSLYLIFFAILSESVVSQKIFATVTVRKDGKGNFSRISDAIAVAPENNNGDIGYFHIAITEGVYAEYLIIPSNKGYVMMTGAGKNRTIITGNRSYRRWEKGFARGISHFETRRAQTMHKRLLYYPCQIDPSSTDAVLRASKTHSTFTPTSNFTATVTFTGPSISSLETAAVIFQNCNIYVRRTPTVLLAPIQSLLNPNQTSGVIIHNSRVTAATDLLPVLGSTKTYLGRPWDKYSTTVFMKTYLDILIDPRGWLECNHTTDVSTLFYAEFQNNGPGASTSG, translated from the exons ATGATGCAAG GTACCAGCTTGAGCTTATACCTCATATTTTTTGCCATTTTATCTGAATCTGTAGTTTCTCAAAAGATATTCGCCACCGTAACTGTGAGGAAAGACGGAAAAGGCAACTTCAGTAGGATTAGTGATGCAATAGCAGTCGCTCCTGAAAACAACAATGGAGATATCGGATATTTCCATATAGCAATAACGGAGGGAGTTTATGCGGAGTATCTGATCATCCCTTCTAACAAAGGGTATGTGATGATGACGGGGGCCGGTAAGAACCGCACAATCATCACTGGGAACCGCAGCTAT CGGCGGTGGGAAAAAGGTTTTGCGCGCGGGATATCACATTTCGAAACACGGCGGGCGCAAACAATGCACAAGCGGTTGCTTTACTATCCATGTCAGATCGATCCGTCTTCTACCGATGCAGTTTTGAGGGCTTCCAAGACACACTCTACGTTCACTCCAACTTCCAATTTTACCGCGACTGTGACGTTTACGGGACCGTCGATTTCATCTTTGGAAACCGCAGCCGTCATTTTTCAGAATTGCAATATCTACGTACGGCGTACTCCTACAGTCCTACTGGCACCAATACAGTCACTGCTCAACCCAAATCAAACCTCGGGAGTCATCATCCACAATTCGCGTGTCACTGCTGCTACGGATCTTCTACCGGTTTTGGGATCCACCAAAACGTATTTGGGTCGACCATGGGACAAATACTCGACGACGGTTTTCATGAAGACATATCTCGACATTCTTATTGATCCACGTGGCTGGCTTGAATGTAATCATACTACCGATGTCAGCACTTTGTTCTATGCGGAGTTTCAGAACAACGGTCCAGGTGCTTCAACATCAGGTTGA